From Aquabacter sp. L1I39, the proteins below share one genomic window:
- a CDS encoding tripartite tricarboxylate transporter TctB family protein — protein MRVNDLILSLLVLIAAAALAAVSFTLPPIPGQRFGAAVFPLTVACGAALCGVILAVRALRSGAGPAVSLSWVQEKGALPRVAMTLALIVFYIFAAPALGFVATAILTLLGLFLVLRVPLPVGIPVAAVTAVAVYFAFANLLRVPLPRGFIEGWL, from the coding sequence ATGCGTGTCAATGACCTGATCCTGTCTTTGCTTGTACTGATTGCCGCGGCAGCCCTCGCCGCCGTCTCCTTCACCTTGCCCCCCATACCTGGCCAACGGTTTGGCGCCGCGGTATTCCCGCTTACCGTCGCCTGCGGCGCCGCCTTGTGCGGCGTCATCCTGGCGGTGCGCGCGTTGCGGTCCGGCGCGGGCCCGGCCGTCTCGCTGTCCTGGGTGCAGGAGAAGGGCGCGCTGCCGCGCGTGGCCATGACCCTCGCCCTCATCGTCTTCTACATCTTCGCTGCGCCGGCCCTCGGCTTCGTCGCCACCGCCATTCTCACCTTGCTGGGCCTGTTCCTGGTGCTGCGGGTGCCCTTGCCGGTGGGGATTCCCGTGGCGGCGGTGACGGCCGTGGCCGTCTATTTCGCCTTCGCCAACCTGCTGCGCGTGCCGCTGCCCCGCGGCTTCATCGAAGGATGGCTGTGA
- a CDS encoding tripartite tricarboxylate transporter permease: MGAIETGIGMVLHWNVILTIVAASAFGLVVGAIPGLTATMAIALLVPITFFMDPIPAVGAMIACSAMAIFAGDIPSTLMRMPGTPASAAYTDECYAMTRKGQAQVALGANVLFSALGGLFGTAVLIVSAPLLAEVALGFSSFEYFWLALLGLLCAIFIGTGSPLKGLLSLFLGLFIASIGIDNPAGVPRFTFGNAELLGGVDFIPAMIGLFAVSEVLRAMASGAPDWEVKQTAIGNPLKGWGRMMVQYWPQQVRGNVTGTAIGILPGAGADIAAWVSYAMSRKFSKQPEKFGTGHVEGIIESTSSNNAALAGAWVPALVFGIPGDSITAVVIGVLYLKGLNPGPTLFLNNPESIYAVFTIFILANIAMIPLGLLALKAGTALLRVPRRLMMPIILLFCMVGSYAVNNSVYGIVLMLVFGVLGFLMEEHEVPIAPCVLGIVLGKLLEESFVTSMIKADGDLLAFFERPVAAGLGIVTLLVMALPLVQAVRRRKAVAG; encoded by the coding sequence ATGGGCGCGATCGAGACCGGCATCGGCATGGTGCTGCACTGGAACGTCATCCTCACCATCGTGGCGGCGTCCGCCTTCGGCCTGGTGGTGGGGGCCATACCGGGCCTTACCGCCACCATGGCCATCGCCCTCCTGGTGCCCATCACCTTCTTCATGGACCCGATCCCGGCGGTGGGCGCGATGATCGCTTGCTCCGCCATGGCCATCTTCGCCGGCGACATTCCGAGCACGCTCATGCGCATGCCCGGCACCCCCGCCTCCGCCGCCTATACGGACGAGTGCTACGCCATGACCCGCAAGGGGCAGGCGCAGGTGGCACTGGGCGCCAACGTGCTGTTCTCGGCGCTGGGCGGACTGTTCGGCACGGCGGTGCTCATCGTCTCCGCGCCGCTGCTGGCCGAGGTGGCGCTGGGCTTTTCCTCGTTCGAATATTTCTGGCTGGCCCTGCTCGGCCTGCTCTGCGCCATCTTCATCGGCACCGGCTCGCCGTTGAAGGGGCTTCTGTCTTTGTTCCTCGGACTGTTTATCGCCTCCATCGGCATCGACAATCCGGCCGGTGTGCCGCGCTTCACCTTCGGCAACGCGGAATTGCTGGGCGGCGTGGATTTCATCCCCGCGATGATCGGCCTCTTCGCCGTCTCCGAGGTGCTGCGCGCCATGGCCTCCGGGGCGCCGGATTGGGAGGTGAAGCAGACCGCCATCGGCAATCCCCTCAAGGGCTGGGGCCGCATGATGGTCCAGTATTGGCCCCAGCAGGTGCGCGGCAATGTGACCGGCACCGCCATCGGCATCCTGCCTGGGGCGGGCGCCGATATCGCCGCCTGGGTGTCCTATGCCATGAGCCGGAAATTCTCCAAGCAGCCGGAGAAGTTCGGCACCGGGCATGTGGAAGGCATCATCGAGAGCACGTCCTCCAACAATGCAGCGCTGGCTGGCGCCTGGGTGCCGGCTTTGGTGTTCGGCATTCCCGGTGACAGCATCACGGCGGTGGTCATCGGCGTGCTCTATCTGAAGGGACTCAATCCGGGGCCGACCCTGTTCCTCAACAACCCGGAATCCATCTATGCCGTGTTCACCATCTTCATCCTCGCCAACATCGCCATGATCCCCTTGGGTCTTTTGGCGCTGAAGGCGGGCACCGCCTTGCTGCGGGTGCCCCGGCGGCTGATGATGCCCATCATCCTCCTGTTCTGCATGGTGGGCTCCTATGCGGTGAACAACTCGGTCTATGGCATCGTGCTGATGCTGGTGTTCGGCGTGCTGGGCTTCCTGATGGAGGAGCACGAGGTGCCGATCGCGCCCTGTGTGTTGGGCATCGTGCTCGGCAAGCTGCTGGAAGAATCTTTCGTCACCTCCATGATCAAAGCGGACGGAGATTTGCTGGCCTTTTTCGAGCGTCCGGTGGCGGCGGGGCTGGGCATCGTGACCTTGCTGGTGATGGCGCTACCG